The Papaver somniferum cultivar HN1 chromosome 3, ASM357369v1, whole genome shotgun sequence genome includes a region encoding these proteins:
- the LOC113359071 gene encoding uncharacterized protein LOC113359071 has protein sequence MGGVKAVRISVDKYKMDIGHKVVILKNDRTRFTAKCEEDGYGWRIHFGPVNGDISRFVLKDSNVIHRLKSPAVTTKLIKHLITDNIQGDSTLKPRQIMSLFKKTYGSNIKYHHARRGKEVVFEEQFGDDEKSYSDLTCCRYLRPMIYLDATLLTGRFRDNLKQVVDGRPIVFLSDRHEGLLQGIPRVFPGSHHNYCFYQIKCNLPIGSSDANSKAAIDFFYKAAYSYTTANFEEALRGMHAIGCGHVANYIRTIPKEKWANAFFPVCRYAAHSSSIFESFNNWILEFRKLPAFALLDAIRLNFMKKNSERRVEGLENFNTRLTPVYEAILKENIDIGHTWTVFQSMERLYEVKFPRSHSVDLLERTCMCHRWPVNGFPCAHACAAIQATREDIYSFVEPYFTTEWYNRTYQEIIFPIPNYEKPQAYDPSDRIVVPILVPLPSRRKTQRFKNAWEKQKRPIMCTKCFTLCHHNRVICPMC, from the exons ATGGGTGGTGTTAAAGCTGTAAGGATTTCTGTTGATAAGTACAAGATGGATATTGGTCACAAGGTTGTTATTCTTAAAAATGACAGGACTCGTTTTACTGCGAAGTGCGAAGAAGATGGTTAtggttggaggattcactttgggcCTGTGAATGGTGATATTTCTCGATTTGTGCTGAAAGATTCTAATGTTATTCACAG gttgaagagtcctgCGGTGACAACCAAGTTAATTAAGCATTTGATCACTGACAATATACAGGGTGATTCCACTTTAAAACCCAGACAGATCATGTCACtttttaagaagacttatggttccaatattaagtatcaccatgcccgtaGAGGGAAAGAAGTCGTATTTGAAGAACAGTTTGGTGACGACGAGAAGTCCTATAGCGATTTAACTTG CTGTAGATATCTCAggcccatgatttacttggacgctACTTTACTTACTGGTAGATTCAGGG ATAATCTTAAACAAGTTGTCGATGGTCGTCcgattgttttccttagtgatcgtCATGAAGGACTTTTGCAGGGCATTCCAAGAGTATTTCCTGGTTCACATCACAACTATTGCTTTTACCAAATCAAGTGCAATCTCCCTATTGGATCAAGTGATGCGAATTCCAAGGCCGCTATTGATTTTTTTTACAAAGCTGCTTATTCTTACACAACAGCTaactttgaagaagctttgcGGGGCATGCATGCAATTGGTTGTGGACATGTTGCTAATTATATCAGGACTATTCCAAAGGAGAAATGGGCAAATGCATTTTTCCCTGTATGCAGATATGCTGCTCACTCTTCATCTATTTTCGAGTCATTCAATAACTGGATTCTTGAGTTCAGAAAGCTGCCTGCTTTTGCTCTTCTCGATGCGATACg TTTGAATTTTATGAAGAAGAATTCTGAGAGAAGGGTAGAAGGTCTTGAGAATTTCAATACTAGGCTCACTCCCGTATACGAGGCTATACTAAAGGAGAACATAGACATTGGTCATACTTGGACTGTTTTTCAGTCCATGGAAAGATTGTATGAAGTCAAGTTTCCCCGGTCTCATTCTGTAGATCTATTGGAGAGAACTTGTATGTGTCACAGGTGGCCAGTAAATGGTTTTCCTTGTGCACATGCTTGTGCTGCCATTCAAGCTACGAGGGAGGACATTTattcatttgttgagccatacttTACCACTGAATGGTACAACAGGACATACCAGGAGATCATCTTTCCAATCCCTAATTATGAAAAGCCGCAGGcttatgatcctagtgataggatTGTTGTTCCTATTCTTGTTCCTCTACCTAGTAGACGAAAAACACAGCGTTTCAAGAATGCTTGGGAGAAGCAAAAGAGACCTATTatgtgcacaaagtgcttcacCCTTTGTCACCACAACAGAGTTATCTGCCCCATGTGTTGA